In Alteromonas macleodii, the sequence CGCTACAGCACCGTTGCCTTCACAGGTCAAGAAAACCCAAACAAGAAGCGAGCGCCGCGCTAAAAAAATGCGTACTGCTAACGCTGTAGAGCGCGCTGAGCAAAAGGTAAATGATGAACTAACCCAAGATACTAATTTAGCAAAGGGTAAAACCAGCAATGCGTTCGCTGATAAGAAAAATATCATGTGGGTGCTGTTGAGCGGTGCCATGGCACTGACATTTATCGTAATGCTATTTCTGCCAGATACAGGCATGGGCGGGGGCCTAATATCAACTTATTCTGCAATGCTATGGTGTGGATTCTTTGGTGCTGCACTTTGGCGTTACAGAACAAAAAGCGGCTGGGCTGGCTTTGCTTATGGCAGCGTTATAGGACTAGTGCTTCAATTTATTTCTCAGATCATCTAAATATATAGCACTGTGTAGGCCGCACACTTCTTATGCAGTGCTCAATCTTATATTTAAATCTCTGCCTGATTCTATAATCTTAACCTTACTATCAAACTACCCAATGAGATACTTGGTGACTTATGGCTCCTATACCCGATCCAGCCGCCGTAGTTAAATGTATAAAGGGTCAGAGTACTTTTTAAGTCATGCTTTAAACGATAAATATTAATGTTCCTTTCCGTCTTCAATAAAACAGAGTGAACCTATGGCAGAGAAGCCAAATAAATCCCCCGAATCGCCGCCCCGTTCAAGCAAGGCAGTACCCTCGTCTCGCCTATCTCGTATAGGCCGCTTAGGCACGTTAGCAGGTAGGATTGCAGGTAATGTGGTTTCTCAGGGTGCTGGCCAGTTACTAAAAGGTGAGAAGCCGGTCTTGTCTTCGCTGCTTTTAACACCAAAGAATATTTCAAATATTGCCGATCAGCTTGCCAGTATGCGTGGCGCCGCCATGAAGCTTGGACAACTCATTTCCATGGATGCGGGTGACTTTTTACCCGAAGAACTCGCCGCCATTTTAGGACGTTTACGGGATGATGCTGACCCCATGCCCAAGGACCAGCTAATAGCCACGCTAAATCAGTCTTGGGGCGACAGATGGCAAGATGACTTACTTTACTTTTCCTTTGCTCCTGTTGCCGCAGCCTCCATAGGCCAAGTTCACAAAGTTATTACTATGGACGGTAAAATGTTAGCGGTAAAAGTACAGTACCCAGGCGTGAAAAAGAGTATTGATAGCGATGTGGATAACGTAGCAACACTTATAAAGCTTACTGGCTTGGTGCCAAAATCATTAGATATAGGCCCGCTATTACAGGAAGCCAAAGCACAGCTTCACCAAGAAGCGGATTATGAGCGAGAAGCCGATATGCTTAATCGTTATCGCAACCTAGTTGAAACCACTGCTATCCGATGCGAAGAACAAAGCGCGTTTATTATTCCAAAGACCTATGCACCGCTTACCACAAGCACGGTACTAGCCATGGACTTTATTGAGGCGAAAGATTTAGATGCGCTAAGTGATGAACCTCAAGAAGTCCGAGATGCCGTGATGACAGCGTTAATGACGTTGTTTTTTAATGAGGTTTTCCACTTTAAGCTGCTGCAAAGCGACCCTAACTTAGCCAACTATCAGTTTAAACCTGATACCAAGGAAATCGTGCTGCTAGATTTTGGTGCCACTCGCGAAGTGCCTGAAAATATATCTCAGCAATACCAAACTTTGCTTAAGAGCGCCGCAGACAATGATAAAGCACTGATGCAGCAAGCTGCATACAATATTGGGCTTATTGATGACAGTCATTCTCAGATGCAAGTAAATGCAGTCATAGATATAGGCATGGAAGCCTGTGAAGCCATTCGCTTTGAGGGGGCTTATGATTTTGGAAAAAGTGATTTAATCGCAAGACTTCACGAAAAAGGAATGGCGCTTACAATGGAACATAACTTTTGGCACACACCGCCGGTCGATGCGCTCTTTATACATAGAAAGCTCGGAGGTTTATTTTTGTTAGCGAAGCGGTTGCAAGCCAAAGTGGATATGCGAAAGGCCGCAGGCAACTGGCTTTGCTCTTAACAAGGTTTGCTCCCATCTTACGATGAATCCTACCGCGCTTTGGGCAGCTTGTTTGAATGCTGCTTGTTTGAAAGTGGGATTATCGGAAAAGGACGAAGACTCTGCTTGATGCCTTCGCCTAATTTTTACACTTCTAATAGCACTGAGCCGGTAGTATTGGGTAGATTGCGTTGCGTTTAATAGGGCAGTTCCATACTAAAAGGTAAGGCCATCTGCTCTTTGCTTTTCGGCGGGTTACCAATCATCTCGTCGTACGGTGTATCGTGCTTCATTACAGCCTGCTGAACGCGACAATGAGCGAACGCTTCACGTATATGCCCGGCACTAAAAAAACGCATTGGCTTGTCTTTATTGTCGTAAAGCATACCGCTTTGTTTATCGATAGTCAGATAAACCAAATAGACGTTCATTTCATAAGACTGAACTTCTAAGTAGTCAATAACCGCCGGCGACTCTTCAATATCCCGAAAATAAAACTTATGCATTTTCCAGCCTCATGAAATTAGCGTGCGCATTACGCTCGCCCTGCTTTGCGTTGTTTATATTGAATATGGCAAGGGCGAAATAATGACTGTTATACGCTATGCGAGGTTTTCAGGTTCATTCACAAGATGAAGTGGAGGGCGGTGATTTTTATGTCGCACTGCGTTAGCTAAAACCAACAACGAAGCAATAGAAAAAGCGGTGTACACAAGAGCAGCTACCCCCATTCCAGTTGCTATCCATAGGAGTGGGAAAACCAGCAACCTAGGCCCTTCTACAGCGAGTGCAACTTTTGCTCTCGACAAAATAAAGCCATTTTGTATGCCCATAACAACTACGGTTATTACAGTAATTAGTTGATGATGCGGTGGCAGACTATGCATATTCCAAAATAGGTAAAGCATTATCCCTAGTGCAATAACGTATTGTATAGCAGTGTACCGTGTAACGGCTCGGTGTAACTTTGGATGATATGATTTGAATTTACTCACGCTTACTATCCTACAAGGGCACATTTAGGCAACACTGGGACTCAAGGACTCAAAATGTTAGTTAATTACTGTAAATAGCAGTGCTCTAGCATTTGCTTTTCAATGATTAATCAACACATTAGTACACAAAACCCCAAATGTTAAACAATTGTTTTAAAAATTACTTTCACATTTACATTATATGGCGAACTGGAAGATCGAAAAAATGGGGAGTTCCCACTAATTTTTGGACGAAAACAAATCGGAAAGTGTCTTTCAAACGTTAAAATCTGTTCAAAATAAGGAATTTGGATTTTGAGGGAACATTTCTCTTGATTGATTTTCTAATTTTGGGTGTTATCTCTGGTAGTATTACCGAAAGGATATTTTTGTAGCGGAGTCATTATGAGCGAATCGTCAGAAAAGAAATCGTTAGGCCCACATTTTATTATTGTCGGCATCCTTCTTATCGTTATTCTGGCTGTAGTTTTTTGGCCAAGTGACGAAGAGCCAGAGCCAGTCATTACGCCTGAACCTGAAGTGACCGAGCCTGAAGTCACAGCGCCGCAAGAGCCAGAGATTTTTGAGCCTACCCAGCCTGCGCCCACCGTCGAGCTTGAAGAAAAAGACGACGTTGAACCATTGCCAGAACCCGTTGAACCAGATCCAGAACCACTTGATACAAGCGACCCAGCAGTCAAAGCGTCATTGATTGAGAGTTCATCAGCAGACGAAGAAACCGTAAATCGTATGCTGGTTAATGAAGGGCTTATTCAGCGCTTTGTAGTCTCTGTAACTAATCTAGCGAACGATGAGATGGCACCAAACCATCAACTACTTACGCCGCCAGAACAAAATTTCCGTGTTTATTCTCAAGCAGGAAAGCAGTGGATTGACGCTGCAAGTTATAAACGATATACGCCTTATGTAGATATGCTGGAGTCGTTCGATAATGAAGCGCTACTGAATATCTACGGTATTTATAAAGACGATATCCAAGCGAAGTTTGCAGAGATTGGTAATCCAGACCAAGACTTTAACAGCGTATTGCTAGAGGCCATAGACCAGTTACTTGATACACCAGAAGTACCGGTTCCTGTTGAGGTGTATACAGATTCGGTAGCTTACAAGTATGCCGACGATCGTTTAGAAAACCTTAATGAGCCACAAAAGCAGCTACTGCGTACCGGGCCAGACAATATGCGTCGTATTAAAGCAAAGCTACGTGAATTGAAAGTTTTGGTTGAAGAGCGTGGATCTAACTAAATTTCAACAACAACTTAAGGGCACGTCTTTAAAAGCGCGCCCTTTGCCTCCCGTCGACCAATGGAGTCCAGATTTTTGCGGTAATATTAATCTGACGATAGCCCTTGATGGCCGATGGTTTTACGAAGGCAGCCCTATCGGGCGGGCAAGCCTGGTCGAGCTTTTTGCCTCTGTACTGAAGCGAGAAGGCGATAAGTACTTTTTAGTTACCCCTGTCGAAAAGGTAGGGATCACTGTTGAGGACACGCCCTTCCTAATCACCCAATGGCATATAGAAAGAAATGAAGGCGGCGAAGCGAGTGAAATTGAGATAGAGGTTGAACCGACTAGTGACTGCACCTATGTATTTACTACGCAAACCGGCGACACTGTTCGCTTAGAGCGCGAAGATCAGCTAGAACTTCGAGTTCCCCCACAAGCTATTCAGGACCCACAGGCAACACCTATTCCTTACATTCGCGTTCGTAGAAACCTATGGGCAAGGCTACATCAAAACACTTATTATCAGCTGTTAGAACAAGCCAAAGAGTCATCGAATGGTTCGAATACGCAATTTAGTATTCAATCTAGTGGTACGACCTTCGTATTGGGTGAAATACTTTAAACACCCTAATTCCCGTTTTTTACTCTTACGTTACCTATGGTTACGCTACTAGTCTTGCACAGCTATTTTGCGCCTGTAACTTGCACCTACTATTAAAATACGTATCGCCATCGACATGTCATTAAAAGCACTTTATTTTGCGTTATCTCGTTGTGTGCATTACATTCGATGTAGTCTATAAAACAATCAAAAGAAGACCTACATTATGAAAAAGCCTTTGATCACCCTTGCGATTACCAGCGCACTAATTTCATCACCTTTTTCTACGGTTGCCGATACCCTCATACACGCGGGAAAAGTGTTTACTGGCACCTCAAAATCACTTCAAGAAAAAATGACCATTGTTATTGAAGGCAACAAAATAGCGGAGATAAAGAAAGGGTTTGCTAAACCACAAAAAGGCGACACCGTCATCGATTTAAGTGCTTCAACGGTTATGCCCGGTCTTATGGATATGCATGTTCATTTATCGTCGCAACACGGCGGGCCGCAAACCTACTTAGAACGTTTTTCACTTAATGAAGCCGATTACGCACTGCGTGCAGCAAACTACGCAGAAATAACCTTAGATGCAGGCTTTACCACAGTGCGTAATCTTGGTGATGGCTATAACGAAACAGTGGCTTTAAGAAATGCTATTGCGAAAGGCTATGCTACCGGCCCACGTATTTACACGGTAGCTAAATCTATTGCGACTACAGGCGGACACGCCGACCCAAGCAATGGTATGTCTCACTTACTTCGACCAGATGTAGGCCCTAAACAGGGCGTAGTTAACGGCGAAGTGGAAGCCCGCGAAGCGGTGCGAGCCCGTTATCAAGATGGTGCTGACCTAATCAAAATTACTGCAACTGGCGGCGTGCTAAGCGTAGCTAAAAGTGGCCAAAACCCTCAGTTTATGACCGACGAATTAGAAGCGATTGTCGATACAGCAAAAGATTACGGTATGACGGTGGCAGTGCATGCTCATGGTAAAGAGGGCATGAAACGCGCAATAGAAGCAGGAGTGGATTCTATTGAGCACGGTACCTACATGGACAATGAAATTCGCACCCTAATGAAGAAGCACGGCACCTATTATGTACCTACTATACTGGCTGGGAAGTTTGTAGCAGATAAAGCCAAGATTGATGGTTTCTTTCCTGAGCTCGTTCGCCCTAAAGCAGCAGCCATCGGACCTTTAATTCAAAATACCTTTGAACAAGCCCACAAAGCGGGCGTAAAAATTGCTTTTGGTACAGACAGTGGTGTATCGGCCCATGGCGACAATGCACAGGAATTCTCTTTAATGGTTGAAGCGGGAATGAAACCTGCTGACGCGCTACTTAGTGCTACCGTTAATAGCGCAGATTTACTGGGCATAAGCGACATTTTAGGTACGTTAGAACAAGGCAAGTTAGCAGACATTGTTGCTGTTCAAGGCGATCCGCTTGATGATATATCGCTTATGGAAAGCGTGTCTTTTGTGATGAAAGACGGGGTAGTTCACAAGCAGTAAAACAATAAAAGTGGTAGAGGTTACATGGCACTAGGTAAAAAGGTTAAGCACAAAACCAAAAAGCTTATCGATTCCAAACACATGTTAAAGGGTATTACCTTAGCGTCATTTTTAGAATCGACCATTGTTCCTATACCGCTTGAAGCCGTTATGGTGCCGTTAATGCAAGCTAGACGAGAGTCGCTCTGGAAAATTGCATTGATGGCTACCGTGGGCTGTGTGATTGGCGCTGTTTTTGGCTATGCCCTTGGCTATTACCTTTTCGACCTTGTTGGTCAGTGGGTTATTGATACCTTTTTTAGTCAAGACCAGTTCGACAGCGTTAAACAACAAATGCAAAATCAAGGCTTTTGGTTTGTGATGACGCTAGGCATCGCGCCTATTCCTTTTCAAGTGGCCATGTTAGCTGCCGGTGCCACCCAATACTCTCTTCCGCTTTTCCTTTTAGCCACGGTTATTGCCCGCGCTATTCGCTATTTTGGCCTTGCAGTAGTGGTGTATTACGCAGGTGACAAAGCAGAGCAACTTATAAAACGCTACAAGATGAAAGCCGTGTTTGCTATCACGCTAGTGGTAGTCTTACTGTGGTGGCTGTCTAATATGTTCTCCTAACTGAAGAGTCTTTCGAATTGAAGGCGCTAAAGCTATCAAGATAGCATCGACTAAATCGTGCGAGCTCCCCCTTAAATTCCCAAATCAAATTACGCCAATAGATTTTTTGAACTTTACATTTGATAATGATTCTTATTTGCACTAATGTAATATAAAACAGGAGGTGCTTATATGAATGTTCAACGTTTATGCCCAGTTTACAGAAAGTGGCTACAGCTAAACCCTTCAAGCGCGCGAGAGCATCGCTTAGCAATGCAGGCACAAACGCAGAAAGCCCATCAACAGGGTGAATTAGATTATGCCAGAGAGTTGGGTTATCAAACTTTTGAAGCCGCGAAGGCCATTCTTAACGCGCTGCAGCCCATATCCTCTCAAAAAGTAAACGCGGTGCAAGAAGATATACTCGCGTTCGGCACTATGGGCATGTACTTATCATCTTTACTTGCTCAAGAGCACAAAAGACAAGAATCTCACGCAATTTTGCAGGAGTGCCAACAGCAGCTAATTGCCATATTGCCTTTGCATGCCACTAACCCGTCTGTATGCCGGCTTATATCCGCCATTCAGCACACGCTTGAGCAAACCTACGAACCTCAAATTAGCAGACAGCTTGCTTCTGCAGCTCTGCATTAAATCAAACAGTTGAAGGAGCAAATGATGATGTCGAAACAAATCCCAAATGAAGACGGCTTTGTCTCTTTAAGTGTGAGAGCATCTGTACTTCAAAAAATGCTTAAAGGTGAAGTTCTACATATGACAGATGTTCACTGCCATTGTGCTCACAGCAAACGTACGCTTCAAAACTTGCTGCTAAAAGCCGTTGCAGACAGTTCAGAACGTTAACCTGAAACGCTAGCTCGCAAGCGTATAATACAGACAGGAGCAAAACGGAACATAACTTGATACAGGATAAATAACTCAAACGTTTTTATTTTGCAATTAAGCTATGAGAGGATACCGTGGAACCTTCGTCTAAATGGAAAGAGATAACCGCTAGAGCGGGATATAGCGCCAAAACCGTCATGTACGTTATGCTTGGTGTCTTCATTCTTACATCTGTATTTACTGCGCTTAACCGTGAAAAAGCCTCTCAGTCCAATGTCTTTCTTACACTTAAAGAACAACCACTCGGACAGATCTTATTAGGCATTCTTGTTCTTGGCTTAGCATGCTATGCCTGCTGGCGTTGGCTGCAGATTTTCATTACTGAAAAATCAGATGATGACAGTTGGTTCATTCACATTATAAATAAGCTGTTCTTCTTTATATCAGGCGCGTTCTATTTTGTTGCTGCTTACGCGGGGGGTAAAACCTTATTAGAAGTACAAAGTGATTCTTCATCGCAAGGTAGTGGAAAG encodes:
- a CDS encoding DUF1285 domain-containing protein, which codes for MDLTKFQQQLKGTSLKARPLPPVDQWSPDFCGNINLTIALDGRWFYEGSPIGRASLVELFASVLKREGDKYFLVTPVEKVGITVEDTPFLITQWHIERNEGGEASEIEIEVEPTSDCTYVFTTQTGDTVRLEREDQLELRVPPQAIQDPQATPIPYIRVRRNLWARLHQNTYYQLLEQAKESSNGSNTQFSIQSSGTTFVLGEIL
- a CDS encoding ABC1 kinase family protein — protein: MAEKPNKSPESPPRSSKAVPSSRLSRIGRLGTLAGRIAGNVVSQGAGQLLKGEKPVLSSLLLTPKNISNIADQLASMRGAAMKLGQLISMDAGDFLPEELAAILGRLRDDADPMPKDQLIATLNQSWGDRWQDDLLYFSFAPVAAASIGQVHKVITMDGKMLAVKVQYPGVKKSIDSDVDNVATLIKLTGLVPKSLDIGPLLQEAKAQLHQEADYEREADMLNRYRNLVETTAIRCEEQSAFIIPKTYAPLTTSTVLAMDFIEAKDLDALSDEPQEVRDAVMTALMTLFFNEVFHFKLLQSDPNLANYQFKPDTKEIVLLDFGATREVPENISQQYQTLLKSAADNDKALMQQAAYNIGLIDDSHSQMQVNAVIDIGMEACEAIRFEGAYDFGKSDLIARLHEKGMALTMEHNFWHTPPVDALFIHRKLGGLFLLAKRLQAKVDMRKAAGNWLCS
- a CDS encoding amidohydrolase family protein → MKKPLITLAITSALISSPFSTVADTLIHAGKVFTGTSKSLQEKMTIVIEGNKIAEIKKGFAKPQKGDTVIDLSASTVMPGLMDMHVHLSSQHGGPQTYLERFSLNEADYALRAANYAEITLDAGFTTVRNLGDGYNETVALRNAIAKGYATGPRIYTVAKSIATTGGHADPSNGMSHLLRPDVGPKQGVVNGEVEAREAVRARYQDGADLIKITATGGVLSVAKSGQNPQFMTDELEAIVDTAKDYGMTVAVHAHGKEGMKRAIEAGVDSIEHGTYMDNEIRTLMKKHGTYYVPTILAGKFVADKAKIDGFFPELVRPKAAAIGPLIQNTFEQAHKAGVKIAFGTDSGVSAHGDNAQEFSLMVEAGMKPADALLSATVNSADLLGISDILGTLEQGKLADIVAVQGDPLDDISLMESVSFVMKDGVVHKQ
- a CDS encoding DUF6482 family protein, coding for MHKFYFRDIEESPAVIDYLEVQSYEMNVYLVYLTIDKQSGMLYDNKDKPMRFFSAGHIREAFAHCRVQQAVMKHDTPYDEMIGNPPKSKEQMALPFSMELPY
- a CDS encoding DUF3014 domain-containing protein, encoding MSESSEKKSLGPHFIIVGILLIVILAVVFWPSDEEPEPVITPEPEVTEPEVTAPQEPEIFEPTQPAPTVELEEKDDVEPLPEPVEPDPEPLDTSDPAVKASLIESSSADEETVNRMLVNEGLIQRFVVSVTNLANDEMAPNHQLLTPPEQNFRVYSQAGKQWIDAASYKRYTPYVDMLESFDNEALLNIYGIYKDDIQAKFAEIGNPDQDFNSVLLEAIDQLLDTPEVPVPVEVYTDSVAYKYADDRLENLNEPQKQLLRTGPDNMRRIKAKLRELKVLVEERGSN
- a CDS encoding YqaA family protein, with protein sequence MALGKKVKHKTKKLIDSKHMLKGITLASFLESTIVPIPLEAVMVPLMQARRESLWKIALMATVGCVIGAVFGYALGYYLFDLVGQWVIDTFFSQDQFDSVKQQMQNQGFWFVMTLGIAPIPFQVAMLAAGATQYSLPLFLLATVIARAIRYFGLAVVVYYAGDKAEQLIKRYKMKAVFAITLVVVLLWWLSNMFS